atgAGAATACAGTGACTTTTaagttcataaaataaaaaaataaaaaataataaacttcatTACCACACACTGTTCCATGCAACACTGTTTGTCTGGCATCTTGATTATAATTtcactgttgtctgccatcaccaatataattatatatttcataatttataaataataaatataattgagTGATTTGCCTTTGCTTTGATCTCTATTAATAAGAgaaattttagtttgaatgcCACCCTTTCtaatcaaatacagatatatacaaaatatataaaataaaatttctagATACATCTCTGGCGTTGTTTTAGAGGGCCGTTCCAAAATGTGAGAGGGCCCATGGGCTATAGATTGAGGACCCCTGTGCTAGACCCTTAATAAGACTTTTGTCTATTTCCTGTCaaagaatataaacaaacattcacacTTTGTTTCATATATAGACAATTTAGAGTCACCAAAACACCTTCTGAAGCGTTTTGTGAGGAAAGAAGATCAGAAACGGGGGATCACAGCGCAAACCCACACGAACACTGGAGGTTATCATCAGGATGGAACTGGGGAACAAGGAATAGTTTAATCTGAAAATAAATCCGAATTCAGTTGCAAGCTAACAATAATATTTTCATCTTAGATTTTGTTAAACCCATTCATCAGACAATGAAAGGTGGTAAGGCAGTGGTAAGGATGTTGGACTTCtcatcagaaggttgtgagttcaaatcccagcaccatcgaactgctgggcccttgagcaaggcttgGAGCATCAAAAAACTCGGGTTTAATTTGATTTCTTGTCAAGTTTTAAGGGGTTTGTGTTCACTCAGCTACGAGATCAGGTGCTGATAATGGGATTTCGAGAAAACACTCtagttccagttcatctcactagttccagttcatctcaacAGAGTCTCATctctggtctgtatccctatttattaccctaTTATttacactgtctatactgtctcatattgtctgtattgtctgtattgtcttgtatagtctgtttttgtcttgtcgtgtctgttttgtcttgtataggtttttatttatgtctgtacttttgagagtaacaaacagctggaaccaaattccttgtgtgtgtcaacacacttggtcaataaacctgattctgattctgattctgattctgagaTGTTTAGTGTGCTTTAGGAGGTCAGGGCTTTGTGCAGAATGCTCCAattcttcctctccaacccggGACCAGAGAGGATGAACTACTCAAATCTGTTTTCTGAGtaatgtttggacatgtgcagaggagggacatggggtatatcagtaggagaaggctgaggatggagacaccatgaaggaagaaaagatgaagatcaagaaggaggtttatgaattttgtgaggaaagacatgcaggtagttgggttgaaagaggcagatgtagaggacaggtgggtatggagacgctgtggcgccccctaatggtaGCATCAGGAAGTAGATGATGAAGAAGCACTGCATAGTGTCTATAGGAGTCAGGTGatgaaagaacgaacgactcagACTAAAAGAGTCGCGAGAGGAACGACTGAATTTAGTtttctgtacataacctacagagatgtTGCGAAGCTTTGCTCATGCGCGTCCAttaaaaatgaacgaatcacaaatttttttatatatataatacttggCCTTTTAGGACTTACAAAATGCTGTAGTACAAACGTAAAAgtgtagtatgtatgtatgtatgtatgtatgtatgtatgtatatatatatatatttagtcgTTCCTTGGTACTTTAGAACACGCCCGACCTTGTTTCCACCCGGAATTAAATCATGATGCGCAGCTATTTTGAAATCGGCCGGCGGAAGTCCATGTGCAGGAAAATAAACTTAACATGAAGTAAGTCGCTGTTTCGTcctattttatacatttaaatggtACAATTCATGCCGTACAATAATGTATAACCTGATGTATAATGTCTGTAAAAGAAATATCGCGTGTGCTGCTAGTTAGCTTAGCAAAAAGCTACTTAGCCATTAATGAGATCATGTTGATGAAGCTAGCAGGctaagtgtttttgttttgctctctATATCCAGTCCGCTCACCAAAGTAAAGCTCATCAATGAACTGAATGAAAAAGAAGCTCATCTCGGCATTAAGGACTCGGTGTCATGGCATTCAGAGTACAAGGACAGCGCTTGGATTTTTATCGGtgagaaagaacaaaaatatcACATCATTTTACAAATACAACACATTAAGATCTTCCCTGATCTCTCTCAACTCTTCACACCGGGTTCTACAATGCACAAGAGCCCTTTTTAGATTACTAACTATGTCTAAAGaagtaacgtgtgtgtgtgtgtgtgtgtgtgtgtgtgtgtgtgtgtgttaaagtctCCCAAAAATCCAGATGTTTTCCTTATctggggtttgaactcatgaccttctgtttCAAAGTCCCTCCTCCTCCTACCTATAAAACGCTGCAGATGAAGATTAAAAACCCACTTCTGAATTCCTTCTCATTTCTCCCTTCATTGTAACCTGCAGGTGGATTTCCGTACGAGCTGACAGAAGGAGACATCATCTGCGTTTTCTCACAGTACGTCcactttgatcttttttttttaacaccatttCCTCATCCACATACTTCTCTTCATCCTCATTCTTCTTCTCGTTATAgtcattatcatcttcatcctcaatATCATCTACATCCTCATTATCATTCTCgttatcctcatcatcctcattaacCTAATCATCAGCCTCTTCCTCATTATCCTaatcatcctcttcctcatcctcattatcatcctcattatcccagtcatcctcctcctcattatgattttcctcatcatcctcattatcattaATCCTCATCCAGCATTAATCCTCATCCTCATTCTTGTTAATCCTAATCACCATCTTTCTCCTcattatcatcctcatcattctcattaatcctcatcatcctcttcctcatcatcctgATCCCCGTTAACTCTGTGTTCTGCGTCTTTTCTTCATGCCAGGTACGGTGAGATTGCCAACATCAACCTGGTGAGGGATAAGAAGACGGGGAAGTCGAAGGGGTTTTGCTTTCTGTGCTACGAGGATCAAAGAAGTACGATTCTGGCTGTGGATAACTTTAATGGCATAAAGGTATAAAACTGAATAATccactttgtgtttttaatgtttttaaagatgTACTTTTGCTGATGAATTTATAATCATGTTACAGAGCATTCATAAGGCCTACTAGttattaattatacattatCTAACTATATTTTAGTGTTGTAGCTGTCTGTTCACGATTCTGACGTTCGCCCCGAGCAGTCAAACTGCACATTTgttctttaaaataattaaatagaaataatataaaaaaaaaaagcattaaggTCCAGGTGGGGGGTGTAAACTTTTGCacaaagatatatttttttagctgTATGAGATCTTAAACAAAATGGTAATTTTACACTGATCCTCCTGTTCAGACGTTTATGAGCCCCCAACCCCTGAACCCTCTTAATGCCAGAAAACCAAATGTGCAGGTCctggagatgttttttttatccttatctctctctctctctcctccgaTCCTCCGTTCTTTCTCTCAAGCTCCTCGTGTGTGTTTCATGTCGTGATATCGgccttaaatttcattcttaatctttttttaaaaagtcttaaatttgacttgtGATGTCGTGTGTCTGTTTTCCCGCCTCTTCACGTTTTCCTCTGCAGATCAAAGGCAGGACGATACGCGTGGATCACGTGTCTAATTACCGCCCACCCAAAGATTCGGAGGACATCGACGATGTCACCAAACGGCTCCGGGAGGAAGGCTGTGCCCCCAAGGTGGCGCCGTCATCCGAGTTGGAGCCGGAACTCCTTCCGTTAAAGAAACCAAAAAagggtaaagtgtgtgtgtgtgtgtgtgtgtgtgtgtgtgtgagagagagagagatcgatcATGCGGTCCGATCCAGATGCTTTAATACACGTGTTTTCCGATCTGCTTCACCagacaaaaaagagaagaagaaaaagaaggagaaaaaagaaaagaaaaaagactggAAAGAGGAAAAGCGCGCGCAGAGAGACTCCGCCGCGAAGgtgaagaaggaaaaagaggatGCCGGTTATGAGAAATACGTCCTGAAGGGGGCGCATGAGTCCAGAGGCCAAGACACTAGAAGCTCAAGGGAAAGAACGGAGGAtcgaaggagaggagaaagggaggaaaaggaggaggaggaaagaagaACTGGGAAGGGTCGAGACGAGCAGCGTCTACgtgaggacagagagagaggacgaGAAGGCGAAAGAGATagcgagagagacagaacgaaggagagacacagagaaagagatggagaaaaagaacGAGACGGAgatagacacagagagaaatggagagaccGGGAATACAGACGCAACTAAAATAAGGATgctgtttattgttgttttttgttctttcagtCTCCACCCCCTTTGAGTGTTGTGATGTCacaatgtgttttaaatattgaaGGTAATTAAAGATACTCACAGACTCTCGTGTCTCGTCTCCTTtgacatataaatatttttattatattgatacaAATCATACCAGTGATACAAAAAGCAAAATAGATTTATGGTACTAGTACAGAAATTACCCCCAAAACCCACAAATGCcccctcaaaaaaaaacaaaaaaaagtggtaCTGTTTTTATAGAACTATTGAAGAtcaaatagtatttttttaaatttatttataaaagaaaagacaaaaaccagaCGATGTGCATGTTAACATCTCGTACCTGCTCAACAGGAATCATCACAATCAAATAATCTCTATAATCACATGATCagtggagaaagaaaaacaaagcaaagcgACAGAACACCACTGCATAAAAAGAGCGAAGAATCTGCAACCAACCTTTCCTACCATGTGCTtctttccacaaactgttaccaccaagGTGGATGCAGGAGCAGAAGATTTATTCCGTGAAGATCTGCtgtccatgggttggagtggaagatctcctgctatagagctccaaccctattgaacacctttgggatgaatatgaatgctgactgcacccccaggaacctcctcaccttctcatctacatcactacctgactttattaacacacatcctTGTGGTTGAACGAATCTCAATGAAATCTGGTGGATCACAAATGGGGACTTGATGTGGAacgagatgtttaaaaagaagcaggaagtgtccacaaacctttgaccaTACAGCGTATTAAGGCATAAAtcggaaagattttttttctcctcaaacAGGACGAGATTTACAACATCAATCCTGACCATCAAAAATAGTTGGGGACGGACGATACGATACGATGGTATATAATTAATAtcgtatatatttatttgacgAGTCACTTTTTCGTAAATATTACgactagttaaaaaaaaaaataatgcatttcaAATTCAAAAACGTTCGTTaaaaattacacttttttacgatttatttttcagtgaatttttgaaaaatatgtaaatattttaacgGTCGTATCGTATCGCTCAGCCCTTCCTCAGATCGAGGCATGTTTCGTTTCTGAACCACCTGCTTCCTTCAtcaaaattaatttattcagtGCCGTGGCCACTTCCACAGCCGGGGGTTAGAAAGTAAAGCGTCCTGGACAGCTAAGAGgagacaaagaaaataaataaataaatataggatTTAGCTTTGAGGTTCTTCCTCCATCATGTAATCATTTCtcttatataattaattataaataattaattggtaatt
This Silurus meridionalis isolate SWU-2019-XX chromosome 15, ASM1480568v1, whole genome shotgun sequence DNA region includes the following protein-coding sequences:
- the rbmx2 gene encoding RNA-binding motif protein, X-linked 2, translated to MNPLTKVKLINELNEKEAHLGIKDSVSWHSEYKDSAWIFIGGFPYELTEGDIICVFSQYGEIANINLVRDKKTGKSKGFCFLCYEDQRSTILAVDNFNGIKIKGRTIRVDHVSNYRPPKDSEDIDDVTKRLREEGCAPKVAPSSELEPELLPLKKPKKDKKEKKKKKEKKEKKKDWKEEKRAQRDSAAKVKKEKEDAGYEKYVLKGAHESRGQDTRSSRERTEDRRRGEREEKEEEERRTGKGRDEQRLREDRERGREGERDSERDRTKERHRERDGEKERDGDRHREKWRDREYRRN